AAAGAATCATGGTTGAACCAGTTGCTTTGATTCCTCATGAATCAGCACACAGTGATTCTACATCAGCAGCCAATGCGGTTATATTATCTTCACCAATAGATAACACTTCCAAACCCAGTTCTTTTGTAAATCCAGATTTACCAACAGTAATACCGGACAATAAAACCCCTGAACCCAGTTCTTTCGTAAATCCAGATTTACCAACAGTAATACCGGACAATAAAACCCCTGAACCCAGTTCTTTCGTAAATCCAGATACATCAGCAGCAGATAAAGCATCTGTACTTAGTTCTTTTGTAAGTCTAGATACACCATCGGAAGATCCAAATTCTGAACTTGGTGCTATTTTGACTTCTAAGGTATTAACAGCACCATCCCTGGGAGATACAAAACCTGAACCACTTTCTGTTTTAACTCCTAATTTACCCACAGGAAGACCGCCAACACCAAAATTAAGACGGGAAACAACTCCTAGACAACCAACAACACCTGAACAACCGATTACACCTCAACAACAAATAACTCCCAGACAACAAAGATCCCGGACATCTCCTAATTGGTCACAGTTGCAGATAGGTTTCCTTTTTATTGCTTTGTCTACAGTGGTTTCGTCTCTTTACAACGTAGCAATTAAAGCGATTTTCTTTACAGCTTCTAACCCCTTGGCAGGATTGCCAACACAGCAGTTAATCTTTCCGACATTGGGGAATATTTTCTTGATTTTGATGCTGCGCTTATTAGTGGTTGTGCCATTAATGTTACTTTTATCACCTATATTACATCCTCCTATTTGGCAAGAATTAGAAAATTTATTTGCTTCATTGGGAGCAAATGCAACGCCTACTCAGAATAAAACTAAACAGGCTCTATTTTTGTCAGTAATTAGCGGTTGTTTATTATTTGTATCACAGGTATTTATTTACATTGCTATTGGTGAAGTAACAACAGGAATGGCGATCGCCCTCTTCTTTGTCTATCCAGTTATGAGCGTGTTTCTGTCCTGGTTTCTATTTCAGGAACGTCCTAATTCACTAGTTACTGGAGCAATGGCAGCAATTTTTTGCGGTGAATTATTAGTTTTAGGTAGTCAGTCTACAGGGGTGAATAACACCTCATTGGGAAGCACCACAGCCATTCTATCTGGAATCGCCTTTGCAATTTACGTCATTCTCACCAGGATATGTGCTACTAAACTCAAGTTACATCCTGTATCTTTGACTTTAATTAACTTCACCACCATGTTGTTATTAAGTCTTATCTGCTTAATAATTCCATTACCCGGTAATTTAAATGTAGCAATTAGTTCATATAACATCCTTGAACTGGTATTAAGTGCGTTTATATTAGGTGTTTTAACTTTGTGCGGTTACTTATTCAATAATTTTGGCATTCGTAAACTAGGCTCTCCGTTCTCCTCTTTAATTGGAGCTACAGTCCCGATTTTAACAGTAATTTTCGCCGGGATCATGCTGCAAGAATCCCTAAATATTGTCCAAGTTATAGGAGTTATCTTAGTGACCCTGGGTGCAGCAAGTATTAGCTGGAAAAAAACACCTAATCAGCTACAACCTACTAAATGAGTTGGGGGAGTTGGGGGAGTGGAGGAGGTTGGGGGAGTTGGGGGAGTTGGGGGAGTGGAGGAGGTTGGGGGAGTTGGGGGAGTTGGGGGAGTTGGGGGAGTAGGGAGGGGAGTGGGGAGGGGAGTGGGGAATTTTCTTTTTTCTCTGACTCCTGACTTCTGACTCCTGTTATATAAAGTTATCAGCAAAAAACTTCTGGAAAAATTCTTGGAAAATATGTAGATATTTCAGGAATAGGCAGTTATAATAGGTTATTAAGATACAAAATGTAAATCAATCTAACGTTCCTCCGTCTTACCCTATACCCCTGCATCCCAACACCCTGAGTATCTAAAGTCTTTGAGTTTACCAGGGGAAGGGGCTAGTTA
The DNA window shown above is from Anabaena sp. WA102 and carries:
- a CDS encoding EamA family transporter; its protein translation is MGRFEKRPENPRIRGELSRAAENALWDVVEDLENLQQNLLRSLQEDVKRLETEKNRLSGDIQRLIEEKENLQQSRQITEQQVLIRQLAEVLAKHISSQLQSSLKTLATQSVEHNSSDSSALQNTQLNNNAINEIGQNVTNMLDSLDGTVTIAFNSLLQELKNYQGDLSQQLSRMYSQQQQGEAILAEFVNRLRSEVEKNRDANSVKTTTGGAPTVLQLSDNLRGEAITHQNGSSEKSPQRIMVEPVALIPHESAHSDSTSAANAVILSSPIDNTSKPSSFVNPDLPTVIPDNKTPEPSSFVNPDLPTVIPDNKTPEPSSFVNPDTSAADKASVLSSFVSLDTPSEDPNSELGAILTSKVLTAPSLGDTKPEPLSVLTPNLPTGRPPTPKLRRETTPRQPTTPEQPITPQQQITPRQQRSRTSPNWSQLQIGFLFIALSTVVSSLYNVAIKAIFFTASNPLAGLPTQQLIFPTLGNIFLILMLRLLVVVPLMLLLSPILHPPIWQELENLFASLGANATPTQNKTKQALFLSVISGCLLFVSQVFIYIAIGEVTTGMAIALFFVYPVMSVFLSWFLFQERPNSLVTGAMAAIFCGELLVLGSQSTGVNNTSLGSTTAILSGIAFAIYVILTRICATKLKLHPVSLTLINFTTMLLLSLICLIIPLPGNLNVAISSYNILELVLSAFILGVLTLCGYLFNNFGIRKLGSPFSSLIGATVPILTVIFAGIMLQESLNIVQVIGVILVTLGAASISWKKTPNQLQPTK